A stretch of the Saprospiraceae bacterium genome encodes the following:
- a CDS encoding alpha/beta hydrolase, which yields MIRLFIIIFTFSLFAINGTGQKASNLKIEKIFLDVNDNTKNCYTKIYPPKLPWKGIIFLIPGFGETAENVLQQTDLPYKLALNGILTIIPTFQDGVLSFGVDSLSQHAFNRILNDVTAKHKLVNRKFFVGGFSIGGSCAIKFAENAEIKPTAVFAIDPPLDFERFYNSAKRAIRLSKNSQASQENLYMINRLEKETGGNPNTRLDEYYKISAYSYSDTSQTEIKKLLTVPLRIYTEPDINWWLKERGADFTSMNATECSAMINELNRLGNQHAELIITKNKGYRKPDNIRHPHSWSIVDTDELIKWLLKQI from the coding sequence ATGATTAGACTTTTTATAATAATTTTTACTTTTTCACTTTTTGCTATAAACGGAACGGGACAGAAAGCATCTAACCTAAAAATTGAGAAAATATTTCTTGATGTAAATGACAATACAAAAAACTGTTACACTAAAATATATCCACCCAAACTTCCGTGGAAAGGAATTATTTTTCTAATTCCAGGTTTTGGTGAAACAGCGGAAAACGTTTTACAGCAGACTGACTTACCCTACAAATTAGCCTTAAACGGGATTTTGACTATTATTCCAACTTTTCAAGACGGAGTTTTGTCTTTCGGTGTAGATAGTTTAAGCCAACACGCATTTAATAGAATTTTAAATGATGTAACTGCAAAGCACAAACTTGTGAATCGAAAATTCTTTGTAGGCGGATTTTCAATAGGGGGTAGTTGCGCAATTAAATTTGCAGAAAACGCAGAAATTAAACCAACAGCAGTTTTTGCGATTGACCCACCACTCGACTTTGAAAGATTTTATAATTCCGCTAAAAGAGCTATCAGACTATCAAAAAACAGCCAAGCCAGCCAAGAGAATCTTTATATGATTAACAGACTGGAAAAGGAAACGGGCGGGAATCCAAATACACGACTCGATGAATATTATAAAATTTCAGCTTATTCATATTCTGACACATCTCAAACTGAAATAAAAAAACTATTAACTGTTCCCTTAAGAATCTATACTGAACCAGATATAAATTGGTGGTTAAAAGAACGTGGTGCTGACTTTACGAGCATGAATGCGACCGAATGTTCGGCTATGATTAATGAACTGAATAGGCTTGGAAATCAACATGCCGAATTAATAATTACAAAGAATAAAGGTTATAGAAAACCAGATAATATAAGACATCCACATTCATGGAGTATTGTGGATACTGACGAATTAATAAAATGGTTACTAAAGCAGATTTAA
- a CDS encoding winged helix-turn-helix transcriptional regulator, with translation MRRDIFQAVADPTRRAIIVLISLHAMTPNAIAEQFNTTRQAVSKHLRILTECDLVKQNHQGREIYYSLNIDKMKEIDEWMEQFRKIWETRFNQLDHLLSTIKKNKK, from the coding sequence ATGAGAAGAGATATTTTTCAAGCAGTTGCAGATCCAACCAGACGCGCCATTATCGTCTTAATTTCTTTACACGCAATGACACCGAACGCCATTGCCGAACAATTTAACACCACCCGACAGGCCGTTTCAAAACACCTGCGCATCTTGACTGAGTGCGATCTTGTAAAACAAAATCATCAAGGAAGGGAAATTTACTATTCTCTGAATATCGATAAAATGAAAGAAATAGACGAATGGATGGAACAGTTTCGAAAAATTTGGGAAACCCGATTCAATCAATTAGACCATTTATTATCAACAATTAAAAAAAATAAAAAATGA
- a CDS encoding SRPBCC domain-containing protein, translated as MNHLNFEFKVDKSTKTVLVTREFNAELSLVWDAFTKKEILDQWWAPKPFESKTKIMDFKVGGRRFYAMVSPEGLEMWQLQQYTSITPNTNFKFLSVFADKDENPHLPGSNWDLNFSEANGITKISISIYNESLERMEKMIEMGFKEGFTMTLNELNDLLNNINK; from the coding sequence ATGAACCATTTAAATTTTGAATTTAAGGTTGACAAGTCAACTAAAACCGTACTGGTTACCAGAGAATTTAATGCCGAACTTTCCCTTGTATGGGATGCATTTACTAAAAAAGAAATTCTTGACCAATGGTGGGCACCTAAACCCTTCGAATCAAAAACTAAAATCATGGATTTTAAAGTGGGCGGACGTAGATTTTATGCCATGGTGAGCCCTGAAGGACTAGAAATGTGGCAACTCCAACAGTACACTTCAATTACACCTAATACCAATTTTAAATTTTTAAGCGTATTTGCCGATAAAGATGAAAATCCTCATTTGCCAGGTTCAAATTGGGATTTAAATTTTAGTGAAGCTAATGGGATAACAAAAATCAGTATTTCAATCTATAACGAATCACTTGAACGTATGGAAAAAATGATCGAAATGGGATTCAAAGAAGGATTCACTATGACCTTAAACGAACTGAATGACTTATTAAATAATATAAATAAATAA
- a CDS encoding DUF1801 domain-containing protein — MQVNEQIQEYISSQAEPKRSDLQALHSIILKTMPGCKLWFLDGKNEENKIVSNPNIGYGLQTIKYADGKTRPFYQIGLSANKTGISVYILGFKDKTYLAKIYGSKLGKASVTGYCIKFKTLKDIHSDILQEAILDRLSTQNELN, encoded by the coding sequence ATGCAAGTAAATGAACAAATCCAGGAATATATTTCGAGTCAGGCTGAACCTAAACGCAGTGACCTACAGGCTTTGCACTCCATCATTCTAAAAACTATGCCTGGCTGTAAACTATGGTTCCTGGATGGTAAAAACGAAGAAAACAAAATTGTTTCCAATCCCAATATTGGATACGGCCTTCAAACCATTAAATATGCTGATGGTAAAACAAGACCGTTTTATCAAATTGGCTTGAGTGCTAATAAAACCGGAATCTCAGTTTATATTCTTGGTTTCAAGGATAAGACCTACTTAGCGAAAATCTATGGCAGCAAATTAGGCAAGGCAAGTGTTACCGGCTACTGCATAAAATTCAAAACGCTCAAAGATATACATAGCGACATCCTTCAAGAGGCAATACTAGATAGGCTTTCGACCCAGAATGAACTCAATTAA
- a CDS encoding FMN-binding negative transcriptional regulator, which translates to MYSFSYFKEKDQQLILEFLDKYPFAFLSGSNLLGSPVATQIPVLFEERNGELFLQGHIMRNTDHHKALVENPNALIVFTGPNTYISASWYSNSNIGSTWNYMSVHISGQLKFMSSDELIQFMRKFTLKFEKGNKASQTIYDNLPENYLGKMMPAIAGFEMKATKIDNVFKLSQNRDEKSYLNIISKLEEQGGNSAWIAEEMKKRKSELFPPGLEWDGSKFDS; encoded by the coding sequence ATGTACAGTTTCTCATACTTTAAAGAAAAAGATCAACAACTTATTTTGGAATTTCTGGACAAATATCCATTTGCTTTTTTATCAGGAAGTAATCTTCTGGGAAGTCCAGTAGCAACCCAGATTCCTGTTTTATTTGAAGAACGAAATGGTGAGTTGTTTTTGCAGGGTCACATCATGCGAAACACAGATCATCATAAAGCTTTAGTTGAAAATCCAAACGCTCTCATTGTATTTACAGGACCCAATACTTACATAAGTGCTTCGTGGTATAGCAATTCAAATATTGGCTCCACCTGGAATTATATGAGTGTTCATATCAGCGGTCAACTAAAATTTATGAGTTCAGATGAATTAATTCAGTTTATGCGAAAATTCACCTTAAAATTTGAAAAAGGGAATAAAGCATCTCAAACTATTTACGACAATCTCCCGGAAAATTATTTGGGTAAGATGATGCCTGCGATAGCTGGTTTTGAAATGAAAGCAACTAAAATTGACAATGTATTTAAACTAAGTCAGAATAGAGATGAAAAAAGTTATCTGAACATAATATCCAAACTTGAAGAACAAGGCGGAAACTCAGCATGGATTGCGGAGGAAATGAAGAAAAGAAAATCAGAACTATTTCCACCCGGACTTGAGTGGGACGGTTCAAAATTTGATTCATAG
- a CDS encoding SRPBCC family protein, producing MITEIITTTPDCEIESSRIFSANRELVFRAWSEPNHLKNWWGPAGFTNTFNEFDFRVGGKWRFIMHGPDKGNYVNECEFIIIETPSRIAWQRISKPIFQVVATFDEISEDKTYLVFKMLFNTAAECLKLKPYVIDKNEENFDKLERELNKMIL from the coding sequence ATGATAACAGAAATTATTACGACAACACCTGATTGTGAAATTGAAAGTTCAAGAATTTTTTCTGCGAACAGAGAATTGGTTTTCCGGGCATGGTCTGAACCAAATCATTTAAAAAATTGGTGGGGTCCCGCCGGGTTTACAAATACCTTCAATGAATTTGACTTTCGGGTGGGTGGCAAATGGCGCTTTATTATGCACGGACCAGACAAGGGAAATTACGTAAATGAATGCGAGTTTATAATAATTGAAACGCCATCACGAATAGCCTGGCAACGAATTTCAAAGCCAATTTTTCAAGTCGTAGCGACCTTTGATGAAATATCAGAAGACAAGACCTACCTTGTGTTCAAAATGCTATTTAATACTGCAGCGGAGTGCCTAAAATTAAAGCCCTATGTAATTGATAAAAATGAAGAAAATTTTGATAAACTTGAAAGAGAATTAAATAAAATGATTTTATAA
- a CDS encoding CatB-related O-acetyltransferase: MTGPNKDITFPLDSYHRLCFLKNIIKNPNIVVGDYTYYDDFENVENFEKNVKYHFDFVGDKLIIGKFCMIASDVKFIMNGANHLTNALSTYPFAIFGNGWEHAMENKSYPQKGDLIIGNDVWIGYNATIMAGVTIGDGAIIATNSTVIHDVEPYSIVGGNPAKEIKKRFPEDVIAKLVAIKWWNWDIEKIAKNIQNLTDNSIDKLID; encoded by the coding sequence ATGACAGGACCCAATAAAGACATTACTTTCCCATTAGACAGTTATCATAGACTTTGCTTTCTAAAAAATATTATTAAAAATCCAAATATTGTTGTAGGCGATTACACCTATTACGACGATTTTGAAAATGTTGAAAACTTTGAAAAAAATGTAAAATACCATTTTGACTTCGTTGGTGATAAATTAATAATTGGCAAATTTTGTATGATTGCTTCTGATGTGAAATTTATCATGAATGGAGCAAATCATTTAACGAACGCATTATCAACATATCCCTTTGCCATTTTTGGAAACGGCTGGGAACACGCAATGGAAAATAAATCCTATCCACAAAAAGGGGATCTAATTATAGGGAATGATGTGTGGATAGGATATAATGCAACTATTATGGCAGGAGTCACCATCGGAGACGGTGCAATTATAGCCACAAATTCGACAGTGATTCACGATGTTGAACCCTATTCCATTGTTGGAGGCAATCCAGCAAAGGAAATTAAAAAACGATTTCCAGAAGATGTTATTGCAAAACTAGTAGCAATTAAATGGTGGAATTGGGATATTGAAAAGATCGCAAAAAATATTCAAAATTTAACAGATAATTCTATTGATAAATTAATTGATTAA